The following are from one region of the Salmo salar chromosome ssa27, Ssal_v3.1, whole genome shotgun sequence genome:
- the LOC106588442 gene encoding voltage-dependent calcium channel gamma-6 subunit-like, translating into MWSTFFLHEEDGRPIPPGVGVGPGAGPLGLTGVMGGRGAWAGAMGVKRRAKALTSRHPGGMSEVQKGKIKLAFFVAIMGVVLTVLGLGTEYWVELSPPKNFYNNQTCLAAHYGLWKGCSRTLWVADIDPERESCGPAELPGESHCNYFKFYTTGENAVIFQKTTEKSLNVAAAMMALFGLFLMVMGAICITTALSKGELFFLKPASVCFILSGLLMLLSLTVFNQSVLSFLASDHSVPLHHELSWSVSCIGCAGAMLILGGIFFLLLALPFSPWQRCFPPKNESDS; encoded by the exons ATGTGGTCCACCTTCTTTCTGCACGAAGAGGATGGCAGGCCGATTCCACCAGGGGTGGGCGTAGGACCAGGAGCAGGTCCACTGGGACTGACCGGTGTCATGGGTGGCAGAGGGGCTTGGGCTGGTGCTATGGGAGTTAAGCGCCGGGCAAAAGCGTTGACATCGAGACACCCAGGGGGCATGAGCGAGGTCCAGAAGGGCAAGATCAAGCTGGCGTTCTTCGTGGCCATCATGGGCGTGGTATTGACAGTCTTGGGCTTGGGCACAGAGTATTGGGTGGAGCTGTCCCCGCCCAAGAACTTCTACAACAACCAGACATGTCTGGCGGCTCACTACGGGCTGTGGAAAGGATGCTCCCGGACTCTGTGGGTGGCGGACATAGACCCTGAGCGAGAGAGCTGTGGGCCGGCTGAACTGCCAGGAG AATCTCACTGCAACTACTTCAAGTTCTACACCACTGGAGAGAATGCCGTCATCTTCCAGAAGACAACAGAAAAGA GTCTGAATGTGGCGGCAGCCATGATGGCCCTCTTCGGTCTCTTCCTGATGGTCATGGGGGCCATATGCATCACCACAGCCCTCAGCAAAGGAGAATTGTTCTTCCTCAAGCCTGCTTCGGTTTGCTTCATTCTGTCAG GCCTCCTGATGCTCCTATCTCTTACTGTTTTCAACCAATCGGTCCTCTCCTTCCTAGCCAGTGACCACTCGGTGCCTTTGCATCACGAGCTGTCTTGGTCAGTGTCCTGTATTGGGTGTGCAGGGGCCATGCTTATTTTGGGCGGAATCTTCTTTCTCTTGCTTGCACTACCATTCAGTCCCTGGCAAAGGTGttttcccccaaaaaatgaaaGTGACAGCTAG